AAGTAACCTCGGCGCCGACCATCGAGCGCGTGGTGCATCGAGGAGTACTCCGAGCGGCGGCTTCGCCGCCGCCACGACGGGGGGGCATCGGGGGGGTCTTCCGAGACCCCCCCGAAAATGACCCAGGGCCCGGTCGGCGCTGGCGCCGGCGGTCACGCTGGCGTCGGCTCGGCCCGCAAGAACCGCGCGGCCTCCTCCGGGGGGGTCGGATTGATGAAGAACCCCGTGCCCCACTCGAATCCGGCCACCTTGGTGAGCTTCGGCATGAACTCGAGGTGCCAGTGGAAGTGGTCGAGCTCCACGGCGCGCAGCGGGGCCGTGTGAAGGGCGTAGTTATAGGGGGGATCCCGGAGCACCCGGTTGAACCGCGTGACCAGCTCGCGGAGGAGGCGGGCCAGGGCGTCGACGTCGCCGGGCTCGATGCTCTCGAACGTCGCCCGGTGGTCGACCGGCAGGACCCAGGTCTCGAACGGGAAGCGCGGCGCAAACGGAGCCAGGGCCAGGAAGCCGTTCTGCTCGAGGATGATTCGCTTGCCCTCTCGGCGCTCCTGGCGCACGATGTCGCACCACACGCAGCGCTCCTTCATCCGGTAGTACCGCCCGGCGCCTTCGAGCTCTTCGACGACCAGCTCGGGGAGGATCGGGGTGGCGATGAGCTGGGAGTGGGGGTGCTCGAGCGACGCGCCAGCCGGGGCCCCCTGGTTCTTGAAGATGAGGATGTACTCGAAGCGCGGGTCCTTCTTCAGGTCGAGCAGCCGCTCGCGATAGGCGAAGATCATGTCGGTGACCGCCCCGACCGACAGCGTCCCCAGGTTGGCGAAGTGATCCGGCGTCTCGATGATGACCTCGTGGGCCCCGATGCCGTTCATCCGATCGTAGATGCCCTCGCCTTCCGGCTCGATCTCGCCCTCGATCTGGAGCGCCGGGAACTTGTTGGGCACGACCCGCAGGGTCCACTGCCCGGCGCCGCCCGGCCGGAACGCCAGCACCTCGGGCGGCGTCTTGTCCTCGTTGCCCGGACAGAACACACACCCCGACGGCCCCTTGAGGACGGTGGGCTCCGGGGTGAAGTCCGATGGACGGCGCGCGCGCTCGGTGGCGATGATCACCCAGCGCCCTACGATGGGATCCTT
The Candidatus Methylomirabilota bacterium genome window above contains:
- the galT gene encoding galactose-1-phosphate uridylyltransferase; the encoded protein is MPELRKDPIVGRWVIIATERARRPSDFTPEPTVLKGPSGCVFCPGNEDKTPPEVLAFRPGGAGQWTLRVVPNKFPALQIEGEIEPEGEGIYDRMNGIGAHEVIIETPDHFANLGTLSVGAVTDMIFAYRERLLDLKKDPRFEYILIFKNQGAPAGASLEHPHSQLIATPILPELVVEELEGAGRYYRMKERCVWCDIVRQERREGKRIILEQNGFLALAPFAPRFPFETWVLPVDHRATFESIEPGDVDALARLLRELVTRFNRVLRDPPYNYALHTAPLRAVELDHFHWHLEFMPKLTKVAGFEWGTGFFINPTPPEEAARFLRAEPTPA